A genomic window from Candidatus Methylomirabilis sp. includes:
- the rplT gene encoding 50S ribosomal protein L20, with product MPRVKGGPVTRRRRNRVLKKAEGFWGKRGKAYRSAQEAVNKSQQYAYRDRRAKKRDFRRLWVTRINAAARLHGLSYSRLVHGLRAAGITVDRKILADLAVRDAVAFERLAEAAKAATPA from the coding sequence ATGCCACGCGTGAAGGGAGGCCCGGTGACCCGCCGCCGGCGGAACCGGGTGCTGAAGAAGGCGGAAGGGTTCTGGGGCAAGCGGGGCAAGGCCTACCGCAGCGCCCAGGAGGCGGTGAACAAGTCCCAGCAGTACGCCTACCGGGACCGGCGGGCCAAGAAGCGGGACTTTCGGCGGCTCTGGGTTACCCGCATCAACGCGGCCGCCCGGCTCCATGGCCTGTCCTACAGCCGCCTGGTGCATGGTCTCCGGGCGGCAGGGATTACCGTGGACCGCAAGATCCTGGCGGATCTGGCGGTCCGGGACGCCGTAGCCTTCGAGCGGCTGGCCGAGGCGGCCAAGGCGGCCACCCCGGCGTAG
- the rpmI gene encoding 50S ribosomal protein L35, whose amino-acid sequence MPKVKTKRGLAKRVKATGTGKVRRYRAGKSHILTKKSRARKRRLRHGDLIHPADVKRIRRLVPYL is encoded by the coding sequence ATGCCGAAGGTGAAGACCAAGCGGGGGTTGGCCAAGCGGGTCAAGGCCACCGGGACCGGGAAGGTGCGGCGCTACCGGGCGGGAAAGAGCCATATCCTGACCAAGAAATCGCGCGCCCGCAAGCGCCGCCTCCGGCACGGCGACCTGATCCACCCGGCTGACGTGAAGCGGATCCGGCGCCTCGTCCCCTATCTGTAG